The following DNA comes from Erigeron canadensis isolate Cc75 chromosome 3, C_canadensis_v1, whole genome shotgun sequence.
AGACACTCTTTATCAAACACAAATGGGACATCCTTTTCCAACAATTTTGTCATTGGCCGGGTGATTTTGgaaaaatcttttatgaacctttgataaaaaccggcatgacccAAAAAGCTTCTAATAGATTTAATATTTGTGGGTGGAGGTAACTTAGCTATCACATCACTTTTTGCTTTATCAACCTCTAATCCCGCCTTAGAAACATTGTGTCCCAACACAATACCCTCCTTAACCATAAagtgacatttttcccaattcaagACCAAGTGTGCCCTCTCACATCTCTCAAGCATTTTATCAAGACTCACAAGACAACTTTCAAAAGAATTACCGAATACAGAaaagtcatccatgaaaacctccatggAAATTTCAATCATAtcttgaaaaatggcaatcATACACCTTTGAAAAGTTCCTTGGGCATTACAAAGACCAAAcggcatcctcctataggcataagtgccaAAGGGACAAGTAAAGGTGGTCTTCTCTTGGTCTTTAGGGTctatgggtatttgaaagtacccggaaaacccatccaaaaagcaaaaatactcgttaCCGGCTAGtcgttcgagcatttgatcaataaagggCAATGGGAAATGTTCCTTGCGGGTTGCATCATTCAGTTTCATataatcaatacataccctccaccccaTAACAGTTCTAGtgggaattaattcatttttatcattcaagacaacagtcatcccaccctttttagGTATACAAtgtaccggacttacccatgaactatccgaaatggggaatatgattcccgcatcaagTAACTTTATAATCTCCTTTTTTACAACATCTTTCATGTTTGGATTTaatctccgttgtctttgcacaaccGGTTTAgcattatcaacaaaatttatggtgtgcttgcaaaattctggacttatacccggaatatcgaaaattttccatgcaaaggcctttttatgagCCTTCAAGATGGTAATAAGTCTAGCtttttcatcctccatcaaaGAAGACGAGATGACAACATGTAAGAAAGGTGTACCTTCAAGATATGCATATTCGAGATGGTCCGGAAGCGGTTTGAGTTCCAAATCAGTAGGAGGGTTCTCTACCGAGGTTAGCACCCGTGTGTTACCGCTAATGGTGAtttcttcaaaattttcatcttCCAGTGGCGTTTCATTAACACTCAACGCCATGATCTCTTGCACCATCTCACCAACCAATTCTTGTTCTTAACTACAAGCTAGCAGTGCTTCACCTTCTTCCGTATCCAAGAAATCCataagctccttttccaaagcaTCTTCCTCTTCAAcaacatcaatcctgaaacaagactcATAACATGAGTAAGGGTGCTTAAGAGCTCtatcaacattaaaaataaCCCGGTCATCACCGACGCCTAAGGAAATCTCCTTAGCTTtaacccggatgatagcatccgcggtcatgaggaatgGTCGGCCAAGAATTAGAGGGACATTAACATCCGCCTCCATCTCGagaataacaaaatcaaccGGAAAAATCATATGACCCACCTTGATCTGCAAATTTTctgctatccccatgggatattggaatgatctaTCCGCGAGCCTAATACTCATGCGGGTAGGGGTCAATGCACCTAACGACAACTTTTTGTAAACAGAATAAGGCACTAAGTTAATGGTGGCCccaagatcggccaatgccttAGACAACATAgcaccaaaagaacaagaaataagaacACTCCCTGGATCTTCCAACTTAAGGGGAATCTCGTTCTTGATGATGGCGGAACACTCGGCACTCATGACTGCCGTCTTCGCCTCTTCCAACTTCTTCTTATCCGAGATGTGTTCcttgagaaactttgcataattaggcatacctgcaagaagatTAACTAAAGGAATAGTAATGTTAACattttaaatcaaatcaaaaaaaattttgaaattctcCTTGATCGTTGCCTTCCTCAATCGTTGAGGAAATGGTATCTTTAGTTGATACGGTTTAACCGGTGGTTTCTCAACAGTAGGCTTCTCGACCGCCTTGGATAGAATGGCCGGTGTCTGCACGGCTGGGTTCGGCTCCATctcaatctcatcatcaacAGCTTCATTAGtttcaacctgcacaagaggagttgtaacattaggtAATGGATTTGCAGAATTATAAGTattacctgctcttgttgtgatgGCATTCACTTGCTCATTTCGAGCATTAGGATGGCTGTACTTCTGTTCGAATCCTTGGTTATTCTGTTGAGGCTTAGGATTTTGCTGAGTATTGCTCGGTAGTGTATCGGATCCTTGGTTATTCTGTTGAAGCTTAGGATTTTGCTGAGTATCCTGAAAGTTAGCTTGAGTGCTCTTTGTACTTTGCTCCAGCTTATGATTCAAACCATCCAGACGAGTAGTCATAGAATCTCATGCAGAAGTCATCTTCTTGGATTGTTCTTCCACTTTCTCGTTAGTTGCTTTCTGAGCATTGAGTAAGTCCTTCATAATGTCTCTCAATTCAGCGGTTGCGTTTTGCTGATTGCTAAACCTGCTGAACCTGTTGCCACCAAACCCAGAGTTGTTAGTATTATTAAATGAAGATGAGGGATAGGAAGTACCTGATTGccggttttgataaccggtgTTCTAGTTGTAGTTTCCTTGCTGCTGATTTTGTACATAACTAACTTCCTGAGCCGGCTTGTCCGGGCAATCTTCTGAGTAGTGTATATCTCCACAGTAGTCACAACCATCAGCTATTACCTTAACATCTTTCTCAATACTCTTAAACCTAGCATCTTGACTATCAAACCTCTCATTCATTTGCCTTGAGAGGGCCTTGACCTCAGCAACTAAACTTGACTCTTCACTACTCTCCACCTTAGCAACAGTCTTACTCACAGATCGCTTATTGTGAGTTTCTTCACGGGTTGAAAACTCCTTAGCCATGTCATTGAGGATCTTGTAGCCTTCACTTGGGGAAACATTATTCAAACTACTTCCAAAGGCACCTGCAAGCTCCTTTTTAGATTTTGTTAGTAACCCAtcatagaagatctcaaccacGGCTTCAGTATTCATATTATGCCCTGGACAGTTTCTAAGCATTTCCTTGTATCTTTTCCAAGCATTAATCACATCTTCACCAGCTTCTTGAGTGAATGCCCTAATCTTGTTCTCCAGCTGTCTTTGAGTTCTTacagaatagaactcatcaataaaaccttcccgAAGTTCAGCCTATGTAGAGTACTGATCATCTGGTTGTTCCTTGAGCCAAGCTTTTGCATCTCCACAAAGAGTAAGTGGAAAGAGCTCAAGCTTCACTGGATCTGCCCGTCCTTCACCATACTGATACAACTTGCTTATTTTTTCAAATCTCTCAAGATGGCCATATGGATCACAGTTTGTAACTCCATCGaacttttcttcttcaatactCTTCAAATGATTCCCCTTAATAGAGAAATCTACTCCGATAGCTGGAGAAGCGAATAGCAGTGCCCTGGTTAGCCGGTACATCCCTCCTTCTTTGCCCGTAGGGGTGGTTGTTGGGATCAACTGGTTGTGCTTGATCACCCATTCTTCTATTATGCACTTGATTTCTGTTGTCCCTTGGAATTATGATCGAACCAGGTAttggtgtcttatccttgtcttcttcttcttcttctgagcTATTACCTCATTTGAGCACCACTTGTTTCTAAGAAATTATACTGAAATGGATCCCTTCCGATGAATCTTTCTTTGaaaaatgttgatccaaatcaATGTCCTGTTGGACTTGTTCTGCAGTTTCTGGATCTATCCTGTTGGATGTAGAGGGCTCTGTGTTGTTGTTTTGCACTAAGCGACGTCTGACTTTTCCCGGTTTGACAAAGGACTAACCAAAGGTCTGCCAGaagctcttgtgttcatcaactacaaaaaaCCTGCACAATCACCACAAGATAAAACGTTAACCACACCTAGGACaaagagaaataaaattaaaactaaaaataagatCTATCTAATAAAGCAATTAACTTCCTTACAAATGAGTGCAAGAAAGGGTCGAAccactaaattaaacaactacttaatttaagtccccgacaacggcgccaaaaacttgatgtgtgaaatcgagtaataaattttataaacacgaactactagaaaactgactacaacacacttacgGGAAGTGTACCcattcgtatgcagtatagtaaactgataaatccgagatcgttcacaaggactttgaAAGTAATTGctaaaataaagtaattcagattaaaagggggttttgtggccgaatttcTAGTTTGCAAATAGTTAGTAAATTTGGTTAGTAATTTCAAGAGAAAGTTTGtaattgaaaacaataatttaaaagacatccatcttgatttcgctcgacaacatgttaagattgcacataaaatgaagttCGAATCCAGTTCagttgattaaataaccgagactcaaacAAAGCACCAACCTCGTACCcgttaagttaataactttattcaactctcttgtataaactagttccattacaaaGACTGTTACCCCAAGACAAATTTTATAACTTTgctaattcaacaatggttttggttattaagATAACAATTACACCTACCGATTGTACCCAAACGTTAACACATTTACTGCTATTATGATTGAATGGttatctaccgtacccgtcatagatcCAACACGTTTGTACCCAAACAATTGAGATAAAATATATGCGAACAATAATTACGATTAAAGACACATATAAATCACCAACCAATTCAAGATAAATTATAAGGAATAAATATACTAAGATCTCAATGTAACGTTAAatataatcaactttgaattattaaaaagtgtgtaatccttacatattgtcttactccatcaagatggatgaaaaggcgattagctactcatattaaaatacgaataacaaatcaaataaagaggattcatcgttaccgaatacaaaggaaTGGAAGCAAATAACGGAAATTAATCTAATTAAAATGCTAGAATCGTAAACGGAATGATGGGACGAATCCAAACGAGATTATGATCTTTAAAGATGTTTATGTTGTTGAAAAATCACCTTTagaaaccctaaaatcgactgaGTGGAAAAAGAAGTCAAAAGATCCatccaaaattataaaaatcaagtATTTATATGATTCAGATGTTAATGGCTGTTAGGAAAAGTAATGGCCGTTACACGCGCCCGTTAAGTCTCTAGCGCCCGTTAGTTACTTCGGCTTATAAACTTTGCAACATTAGTCCTTCAGATGCTGATGCCCGTTAGCTTATCTAACGACCGTTCCAGTGGCTATAGTATGACAGCCATGACACCCCCTAACGGCCATGACATCccctaacggccgttagtaaCTGACGATTGTTTTATTTGATCCTTTAACGGGAGTTGAGCATTGTAACGGAAGTTAAACTCATCTAAGCATAATTTCTTCATCTTAGCATAGTCTTTCATCACATCTTGCATCCGGTTCAAACAAAAAACTTCACTTCATCCCTTTTAAGTCGTTTTTAGCCATTACACGTGCTATAACCTGAAATCACttacaaataccataaacgcaccaaatgtatatgAAAACGActctaaaaacacttaaaaacaactAATATCGACGTGAGAAAATAGTACAAAATAAGGCATATCAGGTATTAATTTAACAGGCAACGTACCTCCCTCAAAGATAGCACATTCAACATATTGACAACTTAACATAGTTCAAGACATTGCAGAAATACGATGCGCTGTTGGGTTAACTAGGTGCAAAACCAgaaacattttaattaatttgtctATGCTATCATAATAACCTTGGCAGATTCGGCGTTACCATGcaagaaattaaaaagattatctacaaaacaaaagttatatcaaGTCCATCGAGGGTGGTATCTAAATTTCTCAGACTGACGACGCACTatccttttgtttttaatttgaaCGACGACAATATCTTATATTAGTTGTTCTAAAATAGATATGCTTGAAAATTGTCATCGATCTAAAACGTTTTTGATGAAATGAAACATAAAGACTTTAATGATTGACTTAAGCTCTATCTTATACCATAAGTTATGGGTTAATGGGAGTAATTAGTGACTTGAGGCTCCATTGTGACAAAAGGAAATtcctcaaaaataaaaatgtaaaggAGTTATATAGCTTTTTCAAAGAAAGGTTCACTTTTGAGTATTTAATTCAAACACATGCATATTGCCAATCCGTACAATATAAGTTTTAATCTCTTGAAAAGTTGTAATTAAGAAATAGATTTTTCGTGTTAAAGAGCTTGTTCGACATTAGATCGAAAAGCTAAACTCCCTTAATTAAAAAACTCGGCAAAGAATATAAATGAGAGAAACACAATATAACGCCTTGTTTAGCATCATCCATGCATCAAACGACAATAGTAATTAAAAATTGGGAAGTAAAAAAAGGTTTTAAGCCCCAACTTATAAAtctttaaggaattaaagtaagaACCGTCTAATTAtgtaataactaatattttaatcttGGGCGTTGTCCCGAGAAAAATAACAATGCATAAaacgtatatcatatataagGGCAATGATACATACATAACGATAAACGTACATTGACGTAATCTAATGgaattgtggtggtggtgttgataGAATACAAAATTGAAGTTAGTACAAAATGTATTGGGAAATTGAACGGGtaaaaagttgcaaaaaatAAGTGGCGGTAAAGTTAGTGGCCATAtttagaaaaccaaaagttGTGGCATAAAGTTGCAACTAAAGGGCTAAATTTAAAGGAAATGAAAGTTTGAGGGTAAAAATTGAAACTTACAAACTgttgtggtaaaaaaaaaagaggtagtaacaactaaaaacttaaaaaaaatactgtatttaaaaacattttagttactatataaataatttttcaaacTTAGAAAATCATAAAGTTGGAGGACAATAGCTAAAAAACTTAAGGGCTTGAAAACAAAATctagaaaagaaaaacttatgggtaaaattaaaaagtcataaaattttgagataaaattaaaaagtaagttaacttaattatttttaggaaaatgataaatcctcttaaccaaatagcctaataattaTCCTAATACATTAataaggtgacatgtggtagtcaataattctctttcctaatcttaccccctgatttttccatgtGTTATTATCTCATGATTAAGAGGATTagtaggctatttggttaggaggattagtCATTTCCCTTATTTTTTTAAGCATGTTctcaaatgtatatatatatatatatacgagcataatACTCGTGCGCTGCAACGGAATTTTGtttaggagtgacaatttgttataagggtagatatggtcatttagtgttgtagtgtgtAGAGGGCATTTTGGCAATTATAAATATGTTGAAATTAAAAGGAGCTTTCTTGtgaaaaaatatgcttaaattcttaaaacatatcataaataaaccacaaaatactttataaagaagtatatatatatatatatataaaagtatttttattattgtataaaTTCGACTACGTATTAACTATAACTTAtgttaacaaaattttataacaaaatatgtgatttaatataaatttatttttaaaggtgaatttcgctttaaACTTCATAGCATAATTCGAGAACGAGAGATCTAACTTatattgtcttaaccggataCGCACTAGAGAGCTGAAgcaatgtctatttcaaatttCCAAAGGTAAGAATTCTCTATTAATCCACCAAAAACATAACAATTAATAAGGATAACTTGAATCTAGATATACCCAAATTAGACATttatatatctcaaagttggaaTAATAAATAGTTGATTATATTACAATTTGTTTGAAGCAAAAGTCTTCGTAAATTTGATCCTGATGTCCCCACATAATCTCATGTTTGATGATTTTTGATATCCCTGACAAATGTGTTCATGTTACAGTCCAAAATTCCATCCATATCCATATTTTGTTCTTATCAACACAATCGTAACATATACTAGCTACTAAATTACTACTATATAATTAATCCGGGTTCAATCCGGCAATATTATAATGAAGCATAAAAAATCGTAGTAtaaaaatgtctatattattaattacaaGTTATAAatgttgttaaaataaaaacaaaggtttcaacttttattacatgataaaagtaatgatattatataatattaggtttattttatattatgcttgatagttttaaaaactttgaaaataaaggaactaaaaactaaaacttaaaagatgatgtcataaattaatttgCTAAAAactaattactaaaaaaaattttaatgatGTCAAAtacgatttttaaaaaaatatatatgtcataacaattttacttgatttgtataaattattatatgataaaacctaaaatatctaaaatacctcttttaacatatattagaagcgaaactcaaaaaaaaaaaaaaaaaaaagtcattattTGAGTTAGCTTTATAGTCGTCACTTAACATTAACATTGATATTGCAAACaatgttaattattatttcAGAAATGAGGTGACAAAGAAATagtgtatttaatttttatttttatctttatttttttaaaggtaaatttcCTTCACAACGTATACACCAAAATGATGATACAATAAGTTACAACTTACTTACAACATTTACATAATATTGAAACTATACCAATTTGACCAACTaatatttcctttttttttctatttctataCATAAAGACCTAATATCTTGCacaattttctttattattacaAATGAGCCCGTAAATCTTCCTTCATTCCTTACTTTCCAAATACACCAAAATGTCATCATGATAATACTTTTAAAGGACCTCCTTTCCTTCTTTCCAATTTCAACATTCTCGTGTATCTCAACAAATCTTTGACCGTAAAGATGAAAAACAGGGTCGCCTTACACCAACTACTAACAAAATTCCAAATCATATTTGGTAATTCACAGGCACAAAATATATGATCCACCGACTCTATACAACCTACACAAAGTACACACATTCCGTTCCCAAAAACACACCTGCGGATGGTAAGTGCTTCCATAGTTGGAATAAGGTCCATCACAAATTAAATAGCGTATTTAATTAACTCGATCATCCAAAGTAAATTGTTTCCTTTTATGTTGTCTCGAGATATATTTTATTCCATACATGATATATTCGTGACATAAATAGATTTTGttataatgttatataaaaatagaaaaatgttaaataaaactcttaacatgtataaaaatttatatatgtttatttcgttttttaattttatctctctatataactaagacaaaataattttttattagttgATAGTTATGAAATAATGCCATGTAaaatttttcattatgtgtcTTCCTTACATCAATTTCCTAATTTTAaacattcttttaaaaattattctttATCCTAATAATCATGATTAActaataataaagaaataaaaaggtaACAAAAAGAACACAATATAACAAGTCGGCTAAAAAGATAACATACGAAAACATGTCGGCTAACAAGTCATATTTACATGTTAAATCTTCCTATCGATTTGTACTAATAAATAAATCTAAAtcttctttatatttatatttacatatcactggtataataatatataagatCTTACGATTTTGAATATATGGTGTATATCTATCTaatctaaattttctttatatttttatcattagtATATTTACTAGATTTTAAATCCGTGTCCACATGGGGTTTGAGATAtaatcaatattagatcttgaTCATACATTTGatttataaaagcttataactttgaaaatatacggttctaattgttatactttgcaaattgtaatacaataataataggTTCATCACTGTTATTATTAGCTGAAATATATGGATGGAATTGTaatttgtcgtagtcattctacaaggcacatgctataataattactctattatagaattttttgaaaacagttttactcataatgtgatattattatgaaagataattaagaattaaaatattaacattctagtacttgacattcaagtatatgtatttgatcatgatgtagGCGCATAACAcacataggtttattttcaatcacctgttTTATGacaattagataacaattaagattgttttcatattttttgataacaattaggactcttgatttgagtgacaattgtaactttaaacattaatacgcaaaactaacatataaaaaagaagaaattatgtacctttttgattgagagataaaatgaatcttaaatggagttcatatttatttggatttaatattcaaataactCTCTATTGTAAATCGTGCTTTGTTATGCAATTGTCATATGTTTTGTGATTCCTATTATGTTTAAGATAAGGATCTTGTATATcatcatctgttattatgttttgggatatgtatctagagttcaaattgtgtttatattaaatattaaactgaAACGACTCAACTTATTTTCAACCCAAGAGTAtgcaaaataaaagaaaaagaaaacttatttCGTAaaattatacttagaaaaacaaaaaacaaaaaaaactattgaCCAAAACAATGTGAAAAAGTCAAAATGtttaaattcaaaatctaacaaagtagaacaccttaatatgttataatagACATATCCTTTAAGTTTCAGACCTTGAAAAAGTTGGATGAAGCTCGGAAAGATTTTGTTCGAGAACAAAAGAACTGGGGTCGCgagcacggtcgaccgtgctctGCAGCCGTACTTCCAGAAAGCTGAACACCAAGGTGAAAATACTGCAGACGCTGAGTACGGTAAGCCGTGCTTGCGTCTGTACTGTTGCTCCAAACTTTTAAATCACCATTTCACAATTATTTGACCTCAACACTtgaaccaaaacaccaaaatggATGAAAACACGTAACTTATTATAGGAGAACTTTTATTTCAttcaaacatttcaattttccAAACCAATGACCAAACGGATCGATTTTTCCACATTTACCCAAATTGCCATAACAACCAATATACTAATTGACATCTATTTTCATTTGCCATTAAAACTCAAGACTCTCAATTTTGATAACCATCAAGAACAACATTGACAATGACAAAGTacatgtaccatgagccaagaGTCCAAAGGAGTCACTATGGGTTCTAGCCATAAACCAATTTTTACCGTAAAAGTCAACATTTCCACAATTCATATCATCTTAAATCTTCAGGCACTAAATCTTGTTTCCACAttcgggacaacctataaaaaaggtaaacaactaaaaataagcaaagcttagtgaatactattgcatacgcttatacacacgaaggagggcaaaacacacaaaggactatcacatgtagccaatggcatcgtcataccatcacttgcatactcacatTTGCGCTAAcaacacatacatggatccatatacgctaacaATAtactcaagaggttcttaggcctcaaaggttcttaggccttatctcaagaggttcttaggcctcatctcaattCAACTATGGGGTTCCTAGGCCCGGCCTCAAATAGGCcctaacgccaaatcgattaccacacacggagtccaccatcatatggtaatcgacccaacgtaCATATAATCGTATGCAAGAgcactcacctccttcgcgacaacCAAAACCATGATGACCATTTAACAATCATATTGTTTTTCACCTAGCAAAAATTCTCAATTTACACATATAAGGTCATCAAGCTCAAATACCTCAAACACAAGGCTAACTAGCCATACATTACTACCTTTACTAGCATCTCAATGCCCAACCCAACTTTTACATAATTCACATTGTCATCATATTCTAAGGTTGGTTTTTATCAAAATCTCAATTTTCTTTCACAACAATGTGGCCATTCATCTTAATACCAAAAATCACCATTTTCTTACTATTTCCAACTTTAGCAAATATGGCCACAaccaaattttcataaaaacttGACCTACATGTCAAAAccatttttgtaatcataataaTATGGCTATACAACATGCTACCAAAATCATTATTTCCATATTCATCACAAAATAGCCCACAAACttgttgtttaaaattattattttcatcttAAAACTCACCAACAACATTATCATCAAAGTAGCTCATTTCCACTAAAAACTTCATTTACATTAGTGGGATAATTACTCACATGAACCCTAACTTAAAGTAGTATTAAATAATCCAATTTCATCAAAATCTCAAATTAATTGATTGCATGAACCCTAAATTTCATTAGTAACAAAATAACCAAATTCATACCTTGAATGAAGAATATAAAATGAGAAGAATGGAAAAATCACTAGcttttctcttctttctttcttgtgcAAATTCGACACACACCACCAAAAACCCCAACTTTtccttattaataaaatacttaGATAATATTATTACTTGAAGATTTATTTGATTATGGAGGGTGAATAACACTTCATTTTAAACCCAATTTAGTTGCTTAGAAGATAAGaagaaagattattattattattattcttgttcAAGTTGAAAGTGTTTCATGAATTAAATTGGAGATATACTTTGATTTGAGATGAAAAGTGAAGAAGATGGGAGAAGGTTGAAGAAGAAATGGTGGAAGTGTGACTAAAGAAGAAAACAATATGGCTGACATCTTCTAAGGATGTCACGCCCCTTAATCTTTTGGTGGGTAAATACCCGCTAttcactaaagttccaactaaattaactacataattaaaaattaaatactaggaatttattttaatgtcaaaactataataaaggcTAATTTCCATTGGCCTAAAAATAAAGGATGTTacataaactaaatattaatatttatattttataaaaatctaatctaatatttgttaaaattttgtagACAATACTTCacatattgaaatatttttaattaataatgattctgaattttaaaaaattctcttaagttgatggctaaaaataattacaaattaagtatttagggctaaaagtgtaaattattgatggaaaacaaaaaaagtgtaaaataatgagattttttctacaaatcaatataatactaatataatagtatatttggataataatttttaggttttttaatttatagttaatctaaatgatgacataagcgagatttaatttgatgaaattaagcgatttgattggttaataagtcgtTAATTCAActatcttatagtatatattattaagattaagatataa
Coding sequences within:
- the LOC122591465 gene encoding uncharacterized protein LOC122591465 is translated as MPNYAKFLKEHISDKKKLEEAKTAVMSAECSAIIKNEIPLKLEDPGSVLISCSFGAMLSKALADLGATINLVPYSVYKKLSLGALTPTRMSIRLADRSFQYPMGIAENLQIKVGHMIFPVDFVILEMEADVNVPLILGRPFLMTADAIIRVKAKEISLGVGDDRVIFNVDRALKHPYSCYESCFRIDVVEEEDALEKELMDFLDTEEGEALLACS